In the genome of Brachypodium distachyon strain Bd21 chromosome 3, Brachypodium_distachyon_v3.0, whole genome shotgun sequence, the window CACTTTAAAGCTTATCAAATCTCCGGGATGCCGAGTGCTTATGTAAAcagttcaaaatatttttggTTGTGAACCACAATATCTTTAATTTGCTTAAGTCTTTTAAGTATTGAGTTCCCAACCGAGTCCCTGagtctattttttttgctagtgaaattttatgactttggttctttgtctgccttgtcggcgttcgacATATGAATTGCGAAGTCATAGAACATACCTTTCAAAAAAGTTTAAACTCAAAAAACTCGCTTGGGTATGCCCGATACAGGAAGGAAATGCCGGGTTAGGTAAAATAGCACGTATCTCGGCTCGCTCATTTGCTTATCTCTGCAatcgtttttcatgtgttcagtaATTTCATACCCATACtttagcttgccatgaagccgggttgcagACAACAGCGAACTCGTAGAGGGAGTTTTCAGTATCGACACATTActaaaccgacataagattacacaatcaAGCCACTCCGACACACAAAATGATAAATGCAATACAACACTTAAATAGCatggaagtccccgagttccttttaagaacccggcggataatttcattgtctccAAACAttcaacaaaaaggaaaaaacgatacaaatactcatctttCAAGTATGGAACGGATGAAGCAAaactacattccatggcctcttggtctcaTCGCCTGACGGGTCCATCCTGTTTGCTTTGGGATCCTacgcatctataagatagtaggaatcattgtgtagcgctttgctcacaatgaagggtccttcccatgggggtgacagtttatgcatgccggctgtgcgttgcacaagtcggagcacgaggtctccttcccggaatactcgCGGGTTTACTttccggctgtgataacgccttaggtgttgttgatagatggcggaccgagatagagccaattctcatgcttcttcgagcaggtcgacatcattttctcgggcctcttttacctcggccttcgtatacatggtcactcgtggagagtcatgttcaatgtcagCTGGTAAGACAACTTCGCCCCATATACGAGAAAGAATGGCAtgtagcctgtagagcgattTAGAGTCGTCCTaagactccatagcacagccGGGAGTTCATCTAACCAGTATTCTGGAGTGCGTTCCAGTGGCTCAATCagccgaggttttatgccggctagaaccatgccgtttgctctctcaacttgtctattggactgaggatgtgccacggaggcgatatccagccggattttcttttccgcgcAAAATCGCGTGAAAGGTCCCTTCGCGAAGTTTGTGCCGTTATCCGTGATGACGTTGTGCGGGTAACCGTACCTCAAGATGGCGTCTTTCATAAACGATACCGCGGTCTTGCCGTCACATTTCCGTATCGGCTTCACTTCGATCcacttggtgaacttgtcaaccatgaccaagatatgTGTCAtacctcctcgcgcccgcttgaagggtcccaccatatccaaacaccaaacagcaaacgGCCAAGTAATTGGGATAGTCTTGAGCTCAGATGCCGGCAtgtgaatcttgctggcatatctttGGCAACCGTTGCACTTCCGGACCATGTCCTCTGCTTCTGTAgtgcactcggccagtagaaaccgtgccggaatgccttgcccaccaatgttcttgaagaGGCATGATGACCACACTCTCTCTGGTGAATATCCCGGAGTATCTCCTGCTCTTCTGCCGGCTCAATGCATCACTGCAAGACGTTAGTAATACTTCTCTTGTAGAGTTCGCCATTGATGATAGTGTATGCCTTcgcccttctctgaatttgccttgccgacacttcctcttccagGAGGttcccatctttgaggtaGGACATTATTGGTTGTGCCCAAGCCGGCACAGGACGAATGGCAAAAACTGGTTcatctatctccattggctcaacaGCCATTGCTTCAGCCGAGTTAggcgctcagtccccgggtcATCAGAACCACTGCCGCTGTCAATGTCCATTGGAGTAACGCCATCTTCTGAGCTCGCCGGGATAAATATTGACTCTGCTTCGggtgatggcttgatggatggCTTGCGTAAATGTTCCAATGCCACACCAGCCGGGATGGCCTATCGCGTTGAGCCGAGCTTCGACAGAGTGTCGGCTGTCTCATTCTCCGCCCGTGGTATATAATGAAATTCGCACCCTTCGAAGTAGCCACTAatcttctgaacatgaaaGCGGTACAGCGCCATATAGGCATCCAAAGCATCCCAATTGCCAGAGGCTTGCTGGACCACTAAGTCGGAATCgccaaagcattgaatccgGTGAACTCCAATctcttttgccatcttcagtCCGTGAACAAGTGCCTCATATTCGGCGACATAGTTGGACGTTGCAAAATGAATTTGCAACACATATTTAAGTTGGTCGCGTTTAGGCGAAGTCAGGACTATGtcggcaccaagcccacttttcattttggagccatCAAAATGCATTTTCTAGTAGCTGGTTTTGGGTGGCGGTGGTTCAtattccatctcggcccaatctACCAAGAAATCCGCCAGAGCCTGAGATTTTACGGCATCtcgtctgtcgtactgcaACGTGTAGGGTGCTAACTCAATAGCCCATTTGGCTATCCGGCCGCTTGCATCTTTATtgctcatgatttccgagatgGGTGCTTCACATATAACCCAGAACTGATGTGCGtcaaaataatgcttcagcttctttgccgccatataaacGCCGTATGCCATCTTCTGGTAATGGGGATAATTTTGCTTAGACGATGATAACACCTCACTCAGGTAGTATACCGGCCTCTGCACCGACTTGCCatcttcatctctttccaccactaTGACGGCGCTGACGACtcggtttgttgctgctatatACAACAACATCGGCTCTTTGTCCATTGCCGAGGCTAATATCGGCATTGTAGCAATCATattcttcagctcttgaaatGCCACTTCTGCCTGttgcgtccacacaaatttgtcggttttcttcatcagctggtataagggcattgccttttcacccagccgactaaTGAAACGACTTAGTGATGCTAAGCATCCGGtaaatttctgcacatctttgagacaTTTTGGCAATTTCATCCTCTCTATGGCGGCGATTTTCACATGGTTCCTTTCTATACCTCGGCTCGATACCAGGAAACCGAGTAGcttccctgccggcacaccgaatgtgcatttggccgggttTAACTTCATTCAgaatctcctcagatttgcaaacgtttcccggatatcatcaAGCAGTGTGGGGctttctttggtttttatgacgacatcgtcgacatatacctgcgCATTCTTAACGAGTTGgtcgtgcaagcatttctgcatgcaccttCGATAAGTAGCCCCTACacttctcaaaccaaacggcatagtgcgatagcaataagccccgaatggggtgataaatgatgtctttatttgatcattagggttcagcggtatctggtgaaaaccagagtatgCGTCTACTAAAGacagcaactcacacccggcagtggagtcgatcacttgattgatccgaggtaatggaaaaagatctttgggacatgccttgttcaggctggtgtagtcgatgcacatgcgccacaccttggcagcagttgggtcgtctttcttcttctcgaccatgaccgggtttgccagccagtcgggatgcaacacttccatgataaagccggcagctagaagccgggatatctcttccaatatgattttccttctgtcgtcggagaagcgtcgaaggggctacttcaccggtcttgcgtctggtctaacatgtaatgagtgctcaACCAACTACCTCGACACACCTGACGGgtcttgatttgaccatgcgaagatgtccTGATTCTCACGaaggaagctggtgagctcgccttcctattttgcgttcaggccggcaccaatgataaCGGTGCGGTCCAGGAACTCACTGTTGACCGGGATCTTCTTCGtttccttggctgcctgaaaagccatgcttccatggggattggtcatagccggcaggccaaTCTGTGCCGACTGAGCCAACGCAACAGCATCTtgcaacttcttcttctcaccAGCGATAACgagtgactcggccaaagcagaccctGCCGCCGCGCACTCCATCGAacgcttgtagttgccagtaATGGTTATGATACCATtcggtcccggcatcttcatcttcagatagccaaTGTGGGTTGTcgccatgaatttggccaatgccggtcTACCAAGCAGCGCATGGTACGGACTGCTGAGGTCCACCACTTCAAACACCAAGTTCTCGGTtcgacagttctccctggtgccgaataagacgtcagctcggatcttgcctactGGGGCACAAGAtactcccggcacaataccatGAAAGATAGTCCGactaggctcaagcatgttatcagtaatgccgagtttgagcatcgtgtcccagtacatgatgtttatgctgctcccattgtcaatgagaacccgagtgaacttgacgttaatgtcaGGCCCAATGAGCGTCGGGTCAACCACCAGAGCATAACCACCAGGGTTTGGCATAACCTTGGGATGGCCTGCCCGGCTCCAGTTGAGCTCCTGTTTCGACCAGTACATAAATTTTGGCACTGCcggcataacagcattgaccTCCAGCTCCGGCCTGCGCTGACTCTGCTAGTCAGTCGGCTCCGTGATaaagatcatgtagctctggtgatactccttgtactcatttcttccggcatatTCCGGGATAccttggtcttccacctgGTTGACAGCATTGTTTGCCGAAGGAGGTCCCTGGATCTGGGCGTTAGCGCCTGTGAGCGACGGAGGAGGGGGAAGACGACTTGCCTcgcccttctcggcccgctgcatccagctgcattgctgGGTCATGTGATTTGCCAGTTTGCTGGGattagtcgtgtgaaaacgacaaggctgatccagcatcaTCTCAAACGTGTACTtctgcttatcttgccagggcttctttGCTCTCCCTTCTTGGCCCACTGCTGATTCCCAATCTTTTGGCGCTGGCTAAAGCCGGCATCGGGTTGATCCTGAATtgcggcgacatgggctggcccataccggtaatccggcATGtcgtcccttctcttgttgcggtgatcttgatgatcatttcTCCAGAATGCCCCGGGAGGATTATATGTCGGCTACTCTCTTTGcggttctgccggcatcagcgatggctgagtcgggTCACCGAGCGCATACATGTCGGTGATCTTGATCATTTCGGACAGAGTAGCCGGcatttctctttgcagcttctgccatAACATGCTGCCATGCCGGCATCCTTGAGCACTTCAGATACctgccacggttacgcacttctccaactcggctagggttagtcaATGCGGTAGAATTGagaccatgggctttgttatactcacggagcgaaatATCAAGCTCTTGTCGAGCGCGAGCCACATCGACAGCTTCTTGCAGCAGTTTTTggcgctccaactccaactcagCCTGTAGCTGGGCCAGGTTAGCATTTGACGCCACCGGCGTggtcagccgttcgatggCGGCCTGGAGCTGAGTCGGCTTTGGTGGCAGGGCTgatgtgccggcttgagcagctATGTTCTTCGGCTTCTCCATGGGGAActtcgccgttctgccggatTTGCTTGGGAGCGCGCCACTCTCGGTAGCACCCTTGCCAGCATCACCGtcatgagccgtcaccatgacctctacaaggtcagcggggcagtcgacatgccggccgcgaaccgtgTAGACGGcggggggatcttcggcctccaccacctgctcggggTACCTGCAAGTACTGTCAGTGgcgacataaacctcatgcatgccgaagttgaaGAAACGGCCGGCGCAGGGAAGCGGTGCGTTGTTGAAGCAGTcggcgttgttgtcgatgaagcccagagagccgaatttctggaccaaaccggagaccacgcgctctccggtgacgaggaagcttcccgtccggatgaaaactccagccagcgccgctgctggcctcacggtgggcgccaactgtcgtggtggtgtcacgacagatgtcataggatggcttatgttagggccgatggacgaaggaggatccggaggagggaggacatgATGAGAACCACgcacaaacacaagaacacacacacgatttacccaggtttggagCCCTCTTGTTGAGGTAAAACTTCTACTCCTGCTTGGTTGTATTTGCCGAGATACCaagatctacaatggtgctccttgagcagttttcttgaggaagaagaagaagaaggggaaaaccctagatgactAAGTGAAGCCCCCTCTCCTGAGAGGGCTAGTGCTCCTATTTATGGATcgtccatgtcacactgacatttgGACCAAAggctaacgttatcttctacGGGCCAAGCCGGGCACGTCCTTCGGTTCCCTCTGGAGCGCACGGCAGGGTACAAAGcagctttacttttcctggcacCCGGCAACACGTACAGTGACCACGCGCCGGCTTCCGTCAccgattctctttcggtgcttctttgcgcagTCGCCTGACACCGAGACGTaagcaacgactgctttccTGTGATAAAGAGGACGTTgttttactttgcgccatgtgataaggataagaccgttggcACATCTCGGCGTCGGCCGAGATCGGAGTACTtgtgcttatcctgcaatcatataagacaagatagaggTGCCGGCATATACGTGGTATGCCGGCCTGGTATTAGTTTGGCTTAAAGATTTCGGCGCACATGCTTGTGCCGactttgccttcgtcatcttGACTAATGTGTGTCGTCTTGATCCTatccggggtcatccccccgacataACCACATCGAACCCTTAACAGATATCAACCTTCTCACAATAAAATACAATAATTTAGAAAGAACTTTAGGACTTTAATTTTTAACATGTTGTGAATCGTGAGTAGACTATTTAAACACGGGCCATGCATGGTTTTAGGCCCAATACATGTGTGAGctgaattttaaaaaataactaAATTAATGCTTTTTCCACAAGTGGTACTTATTGAAGCCATTTTCTAATATGAAAAGTATGTTTGAAACCGTTTCGAGCTTTTTTTATCTGAGAAACAAAGTAACATGCTCGGCCAAGCCAGGCTTGCCATAATACAGTCGATGGGCTTTGCCTTTGACTGGGATTTAAATATGAGGTTGCCTACTATGTGTTGCATATGATTGCCTTCGGATTGTTTGAGATGAAAAGTTTGTGTTGGTACAGCGCCTctctctgctctctctctctgctctctctctGCGCGCGCAGTGGCGGACCCATGATTCAAACGCGACCGGGGCTGAATTTTAATGACCAAAAGGCATTCTTAATGTATAGTCAAgtatattttactatgcatgTATATTCAGTGGATGAACACACTGAACGACGGTGGCAAGATTTAAATTTTAGCATAAAGACACAGTTAATTTCACATTTTGATGGGCTTACAAGTAGATGTGTTTGCTGCTGACACTAGCCCTTGTAAATGTGGACAAAAAGTTCTAAACTGACATGCTAGATCGTAGTTCTTTTGGGATTTACTAATGGGGATTATCAATACTCTTGGCTCACGACCAGGGCTGCAGCCCAGGTAGCCCTGGTTCCAACTCCAATTGATTTTTCACGCATTACATAaaaacattgtttttcttgtcttcTTAGACAATGTTAACGTACGTAATTTACTGAGTTATACGTTACACGTTCTAGAACCGTGCGGAAAGTTGTACGCAACTTTAACTCATCGAACGCCGCTCCTTTCGGACCTTTCCATTATCCGACGCAACTTTTGTTTGTCACGACTCGTGAAATCACGCCCGACACATCAATGGTTTGTTGGTTGCGACTAATTAAATATGATTCACATTTTTGTGGTACCCACTGATTCATCCTCAAGCTTAAGGAAGAACCACGGAAAGAACTATGAAATGTTTTCTTTATGGCAGCAAAAAGGCTGGCTTATACGTTTAGTTCACCAAGGACATCATGAACGTTCATATTGGCATCCCGCCAACGTGGGACAATCCGAGCCTTACATCACTCGTGGGGTCCAGCTTGGCGAATATTGTCCGGCACGCCGCTTTGGCGCCTGCCTGTATAAAACCGCATCACCCCCTTTGATGCCTCTGTGCtctcttcttcattttctttcctCCTGTTAATTATACATTTTGGCCTCTCGAGAAGCCAGGATTCCGGCACCGTGCCCCCACTTCCCGGCTCCGGTCGAGCCCACTACTTCAGGTGAGATAGTGAGACCCCGAGTACCTTTTCGGCCCCATAGTCACGCCGTTCCAGTTGAGCTAATAGTTTTGATCTAGAGTTTGGCTTCTACATTTCTTCTGTTTTGGTCATGGCGACGAGTTTGGTAGAGGGTATGGGTGTAGTGGAGGTTTCATGCGAGCTTCCCGGTGTACGATTCATAGAGTTCTTGGTTTGTTTCGGTGTCGAGGGATCATAAGATTGATTTGTTTGGGTTTGTGTGCCATAGGCCAATAGCCCGTAGAATGCTAAATGGAGCTGCCCAGAAACTCCTAAGGCCCTGCTTGGTTCCTCGTTTTGTGGCCCAATACCAGCGTAAGTTACAGCCCGGACTTGATTTCCCCTCCCGGCCGAAACTTGCGATTGGTTGGTCGTTTTGAGCAGGATCAAAAACGGTTTTGCATTTTCCACCCGGAAAAATATAAACGGCTTACCTTCTCCAAATTAATTTCCGACAACCCACGGTTTTCTCCGGTGCCCAGTAGATTACCACCGTAATCTGGTACAGGTGGAAAGTTCCACCGAGCTCCCAAGCGGGGCCTAAATGTTGTTGTAAGATAGTGCATCAAGTTGGTAATGTTGCTCCAATGGACAAGATGAAACAATAGGTAATTTTGTAGTTACCACATGTGctattgtttttgtttgtatttgGTAAGAATCACaagatgattttgttttgttaccGAGTCCTCCGTAAGGCTAGAATATATTTTGCTGATTGGAAGTACGAGTTCTTGTTAGGGTTCACAACTGGCATGCACTGGGGTCTTCTTATATATAGAAATTCTCCAATCGTCCTGTGCTAAGTGTTGTGGAATATTCAGTAGGTACCTAACTTGCATTCCGTATGATGTAGAATATACTTCAATTTTTGCGGGTATGGGTAATTCGTGCCCAAATGGAACCCGTGGGAAGAAATTCATTGACTACAACCGGTTCGAGAACGAGCGTTTGGCTTCTAGGTTTGATGATGTGAACGATACAGAGGATTGCTTTGCAGGACTTATGCAAAAAGTGTTGAGCCTCAGGTCCACCCGTGTCCTCGAACGAGAAACTCCAAACATAAGGGAACATTACACCCTTGGCCATAAGCTTGGGCAGGGTAAGTTTGGTACGACGTACCTCTGCACCGAGATCACCACCAGGTGCCAGTACGCGTGCAAGTCCATCTTGAAGGCCAAGTTCTGCCACACGGAAGATATCGAGGATGTGCGACGTGAAATCCAGATAATGCACCATCTCTCGGGCCAGAAGAACATAGTCGCAATCAAGGATGAGTATGAGGACAAAGAGGCCGTGCACATCGTCATGGAGCTTTGTGCAGGCGGAGAACTATTTGACCGCATTCATCAAAAAGGACATTATAGTGAGCATAAGGCTGCTAAGCTGACAAGAGTTATCGCTGGTGCCATAGCGAAGTGCCATTCACTTGGGGTGATGCATCGGGATCTCAAGCCAGAAAACTTCCTCTTGGTGGATAAAGATAATGATTTGTCTATAAAAGCAATCGATTTTGGTCTGTCTGTGTTCTTCGAACCAGGCCAGATTTTCACTGATTTAGTGGGAAGCCCATTTTACGTTGCTCCAGAGGTATTGGGTCAGCATTATGGACCTGAGGCTGATGTATGGGCAGTTGGAGTGATACTCTATATATTGCTAAGTGGCGACCCGCCATTTTTGGGAGGTGAATGATTTGGCATGTTTTGTAAATTTTTGCATCACTGAATGTGTTGATTTGCTGAAAAATACTTGTTTGACTCTTTACCAGATACGCAAGACAAAATATTTGCTAAAATTCGGGAAGGACGTGCTGATTTGGAATCAAAACTGTGGCCCACTATATCCGACAGTGCAAAGGATCTTGTAAGAAAAATGCTCTGTCCTTCTCCAGCAGAGCGTTTGAAGGCCCATGAAGTGTTAGGTTAGCACAGCTTAACTTCTCTTCATAATTTATGACCTTTATTCAACGCAAGACCTTATTTTAGTGCTTTGCTTTGTCATAAAATAATTTCACTACGGCTTAGTAAGATCTAGGTGTGAGAAAGAGCTATTGTTTACAGTTTAATATTCATCTTTTTAATTACCAGAGCATCCCTGGATATGTGATATTGGAGTGGCTACTGAACAAGCTATGGACCCAAGTGTTCTTTCTCGTCTCAATCAATTCTATTCAATGAATAGGTTAAAGAAATTGGCTCTGCAAGTAAGTTTCCATTTGCTTGCATTATGTCGTGCAGAAGTTATTACTTTTCGCCATTTTTGTCAACATGGTGAAGCATCCTCCTTTACAAAAATCTGCAGACTGCCTTTTCTATTTGTAGCACCTATGTCCTCCTTAGAAAAGTCATCTTGTGTATATCATTGTCATAGACTCAGAGAGATTTGCTTCAGTTCAAATTTTTCCTTTTGGGGTCTTAATCGTTGACAACATGGAATTTGGTTATAGTTTACTACTTGCTTATTTAAAATCCTGTCATCATTAGAGTCTGTGCAAGTGTATTCAATCTTATTTGTACATGCTTCATTGTTGCAAAAAACTTAATGAATCCAGGCTATCGCTGAGACCATCTGTCCAATTTTTCCTGAGCTAGCATTCGTCCATTCAAAGTTGACATGGATATTAGTTCATAGGGTTGGATGGATAGGATATACAAGCTCACCTGCAAAATACCACTCAATTACTACTTTCATTGTCCATTGTTATCTTCTGAACTTCTATCACCAATGAGCTATCCATCTCCCTTATTTGCTCTGAATCCAGGTTATTGCTGAGCGTCTTTCAGAGGACGAGCTTGCTGGGTTAAGGGAAACGTTCAAGGCAATGGACACTGAAAATACAGGATTGGTTACTCTTGGTGGAATTACTGATTCGATGGAAGCGGTAAGTAAatactactcactccgatcctaaattgttgtcgaaatattacatgtatctagacacttcttaagaatagatacatccatatttgggcaaatttgagtcaaaaatttagaatcagagggagtatttacaaggaaaagaaaggtacTATGTATCATAGTAGCAGTACTTGTTGTGCTCAAATTGCCCATAAttgatgatttttttggcGCCATTTTTGTCTGATACAAAGTAAATAGGTTGCATAAATAAACTGTCTGCTTTCAGAACCTTGTAACTTATTTTGAGCGCTTGTGAAAAATCTAAGATATCACATTCTTGTCAGAAAGCTACTCAATCCATGTTACAAGCAAAACCTCAACTCAAGGATTTAGTTTAATTGAAAGCAAGAGTTTTGATCTATTTACACTGTTAATTTCTATTTCAGGCTGATAATGACGCCACAAAGACTGTCAACTCGGAGGATTTTATTGCTGCATCAGTACCTCTTACTAAATTGGAACACGATGAACACCTGATGGCAGCCTTTacatattttgacaaagaTGGAAGTGGTTATATCACGGTCGACAAGCTTCAGAAAGCTTGCGTCGAACGCAATGTGGA includes:
- the LOC100831748 gene encoding calcium-dependent protein kinase 23 yields the protein MQKVLSLRSTRVLERETPNIREHYTLGHKLGQGKFGTTYLCTEITTRCQYACKSILKAKFCHTEDIEDVRREIQIMHHLSGQKNIVAIKDEYEDKEAVHIVMELCAGGELFDRIHQKGHYSEHKAAKLTRVIAGAIAKCHSLGVMHRDLKPENFLLVDKDNDLSIKAIDFGLSVFFEPGQIFTDLVGSPFYVAPEVLGQHYGPEADVWAVGVILYILLSGDPPFLGDTQDKIFAKIREGRADLESKLWPTISDSAKDLVRKMLCPSPAERLKAHEVLEHPWICDIGVATEQAMDPSVLSRLNQFYSMNRLKKLALQVIAERLSEDELAGLRETFKAMDTENTGLVTLGGITDSMEAADNDATKTVNSEDFIAASVPLTKLEHDEHLMAAFTYFDKDGSGYITVDKLQKACVERNVEDKFLEETILEVDQNNDGKIDYAEFVVMMQSNNLGMEGSLNVAMRQTPRVY